A single window of Nocardia sp. NBC_01327 DNA harbors:
- a CDS encoding TetR/AcrR family transcriptional regulator, which yields MSAGAAPRTVTRDDIVDAAIRVIDRDGPRPSMEDIAREARITKPRLYRQFADKGDLFTEIADRMARQAFSAAGGDMTLMLQPPRAALRRIFTEYAHGILEHPNVFRFLGQAPVLQQSGNGVLQLDLGREAAGRLTKISRSVAEAVPLNTDGLDYLSRALVGAVVAITDLWLSDSDTPTAAQTQEFIGQATELVWGLIDGFLRRQAIVADPDTPMFTTFAEVNHARTGEN from the coding sequence ATGAGTGCCGGGGCGGCCCCGCGGACAGTGACCCGCGACGACATCGTTGATGCGGCGATCCGGGTGATCGACCGGGACGGCCCGCGCCCGAGCATGGAGGACATCGCGCGCGAGGCGCGCATCACCAAGCCCCGGCTGTATCGGCAGTTCGCAGACAAGGGGGATCTGTTCACCGAGATCGCCGATCGTATGGCGCGCCAGGCGTTTTCGGCGGCCGGTGGCGATATGACGCTCATGCTGCAACCGCCGCGCGCGGCGCTGCGCCGGATTTTCACCGAGTACGCCCACGGAATCCTGGAGCATCCCAACGTCTTCCGCTTCCTGGGTCAGGCGCCGGTGCTGCAGCAGTCCGGAAACGGTGTGCTGCAACTGGATCTGGGTCGCGAGGCGGCAGGCCGGTTGACGAAGATTTCCCGCTCGGTCGCCGAGGCCGTGCCGCTGAACACCGACGGGCTGGACTATCTCTCGCGCGCCCTGGTCGGGGCGGTGGTGGCGATCACCGATCTGTGGCTGTCGGATTCCGATACCCCGACCGCGGCGCAGACGCAGGAGTTCATCGGCCAGGCCACCGAGCTGGTGTGGGGTCTGATCGACGGTTTCCTGCGCCGCCAGGCGATCGTGGCCGATCCGGACACGCCCATGTTCACCACGTTCGCGGAGGTCAACCATGCGCGCACGGGAGAGAACTGA
- a CDS encoding DNA polymerase domain-containing protein has translation MSDSVEIEVDGRSVTLSSPDKIYFSKRGETKRDLANYYLAVAEPIMRTIKDRPVLLERYPEGAGGKSWFQKRVPKSVPDWLQTTVVSTPNGTTSDALVAADMAHILWAVNLGCLGFHVWPTHAGADLVSTAPPVHDAAGAVLPPTGVTDELRIDLDPSPGISFDDLRAAAVHTRELCTELGIDVRVKTSGSRGLHLYAMLEPKWDGYQVRSAAVALARELERRHPGTITAQWWKEQRGSRVFVDFNQNAPHKTVFGAWCVRPKVGAQVSTPISWEALPQVTNDEMTIATVPARLAELGDPWADRTPQSLTPLLEMSEKDMAAGLMDAPWPPQYPKMPNEPSRVQPSRARKDSDSATE, from the coding sequence ATGAGCGATTCCGTCGAGATCGAGGTGGACGGGCGCAGTGTCACCCTGTCGAGCCCGGACAAGATCTACTTCTCCAAACGCGGTGAGACCAAACGGGATCTGGCGAACTACTACCTCGCGGTCGCCGAACCCATCATGCGCACCATCAAGGATCGCCCGGTGCTGCTCGAGCGCTATCCCGAAGGGGCGGGCGGTAAGTCGTGGTTCCAGAAGCGGGTGCCCAAATCGGTGCCGGACTGGTTGCAGACCACGGTGGTCTCCACCCCGAACGGCACCACCAGCGACGCACTCGTCGCCGCCGATATGGCGCACATCCTGTGGGCGGTGAACCTGGGCTGCTTGGGTTTTCACGTCTGGCCCACCCATGCCGGCGCGGATCTGGTGAGCACCGCACCGCCGGTGCACGATGCCGCGGGTGCGGTGCTGCCGCCCACCGGGGTCACCGACGAGCTGCGCATCGACCTGGATCCCTCGCCGGGCATCAGCTTCGATGATCTGCGCGCCGCCGCCGTGCACACCCGCGAATTGTGCACCGAACTCGGCATCGATGTGCGGGTGAAAACCTCCGGCTCGCGCGGCCTGCACCTGTACGCCATGCTGGAGCCGAAATGGGACGGCTACCAAGTACGTTCGGCCGCAGTGGCTTTGGCCCGCGAACTCGAACGCCGCCACCCCGGCACCATCACCGCCCAGTGGTGGAAGGAGCAGCGCGGCTCGCGCGTTTTCGTCGACTTCAACCAGAACGCGCCCCACAAAACGGTTTTCGGCGCCTGGTGTGTGCGCCCGAAGGTCGGCGCGCAGGTCTCGACCCCGATCAGCTGGGAGGCGCTGCCACAGGTCACCAATGACGAGATGACCATCGCGACCGTCCCCGCCCGGCTGGCCGAACTCGGTGATCCCTGGGCCGACCGCACCCCCCAATCCCTGACGCCCCTGCTGGAAATGTCCGAAAAGGATATGGCCGCAGGCCTGATGGACGCCCCCTGGCCGCCGCAGTATCCGAAGATGCCGAACGAGCCCTCCCGCGTCCAGCCCTCCCGCGCCCGTAAGGACAGTGACTCGGCCACCGAATGA
- a CDS encoding acyl-CoA dehydrogenase family protein, producing the protein MARPAWSDDEVEAVRGLAHTFFEKEVIPHEEKFIAQGHPDRELYNRAGELGLLCAAIPAEYGGGGGTFAHEAAIIEAQAHLGDGALGMSVHSSIIAPYIHQFGSEELKRRVLPKAANGEVLLSIGMTEPGTGSDLQNIKTRAVREGDEYVITGSKIFISNGWLCDGIILAVKTDPTQGASGVSLIYAEVGDDVPGFTRGRILSKIGGKGQDTAELFFDGLRVPASNLLGEAEGQGFYQMMQMLAQERLVTAILAVAMTEKAVELTIDYTKGREAFGKPLFAMQNTRFELAECATVAKVGRAFLDDCIGKHLRGELDIPTAAMAKYWLTDQLGNVVDRCLQFFGGYGYMTEYPISQLYTGARILRILAGANEVMKDLIARSL; encoded by the coding sequence ATGGCACGCCCCGCATGGAGCGACGACGAGGTCGAAGCGGTACGAGGACTGGCGCACACCTTCTTCGAGAAGGAGGTGATCCCGCACGAGGAGAAGTTCATCGCGCAGGGCCATCCCGATCGCGAGCTGTACAACCGGGCCGGTGAACTGGGCCTGCTGTGCGCGGCCATCCCGGCCGAATACGGCGGTGGCGGTGGCACATTCGCGCACGAGGCGGCCATCATCGAGGCGCAGGCGCATCTGGGTGACGGTGCGCTCGGCATGTCGGTGCACTCCTCGATCATCGCGCCGTACATCCACCAGTTCGGTTCCGAGGAGCTCAAGCGGCGGGTGCTGCCCAAGGCCGCCAATGGTGAGGTGCTGCTCTCGATCGGCATGACCGAACCGGGCACCGGCTCGGATCTGCAGAACATCAAGACCCGCGCGGTGCGCGAGGGCGATGAGTACGTCATCACCGGTTCGAAGATCTTCATCTCCAACGGCTGGCTCTGCGATGGCATCATCCTGGCCGTCAAGACCGATCCGACCCAGGGCGCCTCCGGTGTCTCGCTGATCTACGCCGAGGTCGGCGACGACGTGCCCGGCTTCACCCGCGGCCGGATCCTGTCCAAGATTGGCGGCAAGGGCCAGGACACCGCGGAGCTGTTCTTCGACGGCCTGCGGGTGCCGGCCTCGAATCTGCTGGGGGAGGCCGAGGGTCAGGGCTTCTATCAGATGATGCAGATGCTGGCCCAGGAGCGCCTGGTCACAGCGATTCTGGCGGTGGCCATGACCGAGAAGGCCGTCGAGTTGACCATCGACTACACCAAGGGCCGCGAAGCGTTCGGCAAGCCGCTGTTCGCCATGCAGAACACGCGTTTCGAGCTCGCCGAGTGCGCGACCGTCGCCAAGGTCGGCCGTGCTTTCCTCGACGACTGCATCGGCAAGCACCTGCGCGGTGAGCTCGATATTCCCACCGCTGCCATGGCGAAGTACTGGTTGACCGACCAACTCGGTAATGTGGTGGATCGCTGCCTGCAGTTCTTCGGCGGCTATGGCTACATGACCGAGTACCCCATATCCCAGCTGTACACCGGCGCCCGGATCCTGCGGATCCTCGCGGGCGCCAACGAGGTGATGAAGGACCTCATTGCCCGCTCACTCTGA
- a CDS encoding MarR family winged helix-turn-helix transcriptional regulator, whose translation MAPLSDDELAAWHACKALGDQVTRRVGADIAAETGYSGTDYGVLSRVAELGGGSLRQQTLADSIGLHKGALSHQLTRMESRDLIRRERARGGVEVVLTAQGEQALRRVRPVHAAAVRKYLLDRLTDQDRAALLRIAAALG comes from the coding sequence ATGGCCCCTCTCAGTGACGACGAACTGGCCGCCTGGCACGCCTGTAAAGCCCTGGGCGATCAGGTGACTCGCCGCGTCGGCGCCGATATCGCCGCCGAAACCGGCTACTCCGGCACTGACTACGGGGTGCTCTCGCGTGTGGCGGAGCTCGGCGGCGGCAGCCTGCGCCAGCAGACCCTCGCCGACTCGATCGGGCTGCACAAAGGCGCTCTGTCCCATCAGCTCACCCGCATGGAGAGCCGCGACCTCATCCGCCGCGAACGCGCCCGGGGCGGTGTCGAGGTGGTGCTGACCGCGCAGGGGGAGCAGGCCCTGCGGCGAGTGCGCCCGGTGCACGCCGCCGCGGTCCGCAAATACCTGCTCGATCGCCTCACCGACCAGGACCGCGCCGCGCTGCTGCGCATCGCCGCCGCGCTCGGCTGA
- a CDS encoding TetR/AcrR family transcriptional regulator yields the protein MPAHSDTTLEPVPADDTPSRRRRLEPDERRAQILSCAIDMFGERPYAAVSTAELAQRAGVARGLINHYFGNKRDLYLAVVRRMVTLPRLDNMLVPSGNIRERVEASVSWLLDTIGEHGTTWVKVTGLEGIGDDPEVQRILDEADNAAADRVVQMMGLSDSLHSDELRALVRCYGGLVKAAGREWIVRGALDRAQVHEMLSDTLTTLIAVSFPKVNGTR from the coding sequence TTGCCCGCTCACTCTGACACCACGCTCGAGCCGGTGCCCGCCGACGACACACCGTCACGGCGGCGCCGCCTCGAACCAGACGAACGCCGCGCGCAGATCCTGTCCTGCGCCATCGATATGTTCGGCGAACGTCCGTACGCTGCTGTCTCCACCGCGGAGCTGGCCCAGCGCGCCGGGGTGGCGCGCGGGCTGATCAATCACTACTTCGGCAATAAGCGCGACCTGTATCTGGCGGTCGTGCGCCGCATGGTGACCCTGCCGCGCCTGGACAATATGCTCGTGCCCTCGGGCAATATCCGCGAGCGGGTGGAGGCCAGCGTGTCCTGGCTGCTGGACACCATCGGCGAGCACGGCACCACCTGGGTCAAGGTCACCGGCCTGGAGGGCATTGGCGACGACCCGGAGGTGCAGCGCATTCTCGACGAGGCCGACAATGCCGCCGCCGACCGCGTCGTGCAGATGATGGGCCTGAGCGATTCGCTGCACAGCGACGAATTGCGTGCCCTGGTGCGCTGTTACGGCGGCCTGGTCAAGGCGGCGGGGCGGGAATGGATCGTACGCGGGGCCCTCGACCGCGCCCAGGTCCACGAAATGCTGTCGGACACCCTCACCACCCTGATCGCGGTGTCGTTCCCGAAGGTCAACGGCACCAGGTGA
- a CDS encoding LLM class F420-dependent oxidoreductase produces MRVALPLLAAGMANEQFGKFGVWQPHSLVTPEAVRELEELGYGAVWLGTSPPADWDGYDALFADSQHIIVGTSIVNVWATPAKASADLFHRLESKFPGRFLLGIGAGHREFNDGYTKPYDALVNYLDELDEAGVPKDRRALAALGPKVAKLARDRTAGALPYLTTPAHTADLRALFGPGTLLAPEQKVVLEEDPQHARTIARERAAYYLNLANYVNNLRRYGFDEQDLTYPGSDRVIDAIAPHGTPDQIADALTAHLTAGADHVAIQILGGDYVGALRTLAPYLTARTS; encoded by the coding sequence ATGCGGGTCGCGCTACCGCTGTTGGCCGCAGGTATGGCCAATGAACAGTTCGGGAAGTTCGGTGTGTGGCAGCCGCATTCGCTGGTGACACCCGAAGCGGTGCGGGAGCTGGAAGAGCTCGGCTACGGTGCGGTGTGGCTGGGGACCTCCCCGCCCGCGGACTGGGACGGGTACGACGCGCTGTTCGCCGACTCGCAGCACATCATCGTCGGCACCAGCATCGTGAATGTGTGGGCCACCCCCGCCAAAGCCTCCGCGGATCTGTTCCACCGTCTGGAGAGCAAGTTCCCCGGCCGTTTTCTGCTGGGCATCGGGGCCGGACATCGTGAATTCAACGACGGTTACACCAAACCCTATGACGCCCTGGTCAATTACCTCGACGAACTCGACGAGGCGGGTGTTCCGAAAGATCGCCGCGCGCTGGCCGCCCTCGGCCCCAAGGTGGCGAAACTGGCCCGCGACCGCACCGCCGGCGCGCTGCCGTACCTCACCACCCCCGCGCACACCGCCGACCTGCGCGCCCTCTTCGGCCCCGGCACCCTGCTCGCTCCCGAACAGAAGGTCGTTCTCGAGGAGGACCCGCAGCACGCCCGCACCATCGCCCGCGAACGCGCCGCCTACTACCTCAACCTCGCCAACTACGTGAACAACCTGCGCCGCTACGGTTTCGACGAGCAGGACCTCACCTACCCCGGCAGCGACCGCGTCATCGACGCCATCGCCCCGCACGGCACCCCCGACCAGATCGCCGACGCCCTCACCGCCCACCTGACCGCGGGCGCCGACCATGTGGCCATCCAGATCCTCGGCGGCGACTACGTCGGCGCCCTGCGCACCCTCGCCCCCTACCTCACCGCCCGCACCAGCTGA
- a CDS encoding ATP-dependent DNA ligase, with product MKLPVMPPVKPMLAKSVSALPREEGLRYEPKWDGFRCIVFRDGDEIELGSRNDRPLTRYFPELVEIFRRTLPPQCVIDGEIVVVTDQGLDFDTLQQRLHPAASRVNKLAVETPASFVGFDLLALGDRDLTAEPFSERRRLLETVLERGGDGAGEGGVTRIHLTPLTADPDVAQDWFTRFEGAGFDGVMVKAADLGYLQDKRVMFKVKHERTADCVVAGFRWHKDGEGVGSLLLGLFDAEGNLHHVGVASSFTAARRKELVGELAPLRVDALENHPWREWADAAAQARADGKMPGGVSRWTGGKDLSWEPLRPELVAEVRYEHVMAGRFRHGGRLARFRTDRTPDSCTYAQLDEVAPAELSAIFDEAKGTAR from the coding sequence GTGAAGCTGCCTGTCATGCCACCGGTCAAACCGATGCTGGCGAAATCGGTCTCGGCCCTGCCGCGCGAGGAAGGACTGCGCTACGAACCCAAATGGGATGGGTTCCGGTGCATCGTCTTTCGCGACGGGGACGAGATCGAACTCGGATCGCGCAATGATCGCCCGCTGACCCGGTATTTTCCGGAACTGGTGGAGATCTTCCGTCGGACGCTGCCCCCGCAGTGTGTGATCGACGGCGAGATCGTCGTGGTCACCGATCAGGGACTCGATTTCGACACCCTGCAGCAGCGGCTGCATCCGGCGGCGTCGCGGGTGAACAAGCTGGCGGTGGAGACACCGGCCAGTTTTGTCGGCTTCGATCTGCTGGCGCTCGGGGATCGCGATCTGACCGCGGAACCGTTCTCCGAGCGGCGGCGGCTGCTGGAAACCGTGCTCGAACGCGGCGGCGACGGGGCCGGTGAAGGCGGCGTGACCCGGATTCACCTCACGCCCCTCACCGCTGATCCGGACGTGGCGCAGGACTGGTTCACCCGGTTCGAGGGCGCGGGTTTCGACGGGGTGATGGTCAAGGCCGCGGATCTGGGCTACCTGCAGGACAAGCGGGTGATGTTCAAGGTCAAGCACGAGCGCACCGCCGACTGTGTGGTCGCGGGATTCCGCTGGCACAAGGACGGCGAAGGGGTCGGCTCGCTGCTGCTGGGGCTCTTCGACGCCGAGGGCAATCTGCACCATGTCGGGGTGGCCAGCAGTTTCACCGCCGCCCGCCGCAAGGAGCTGGTCGGCGAGCTGGCGCCGCTGCGTGTCGACGCCCTCGAGAACCATCCGTGGCGCGAGTGGGCCGATGCGGCCGCGCAGGCGCGCGCGGACGGCAAGATGCCGGGCGGGGTGAGCCGCTGGACCGGCGGCAAGGATCTGTCCTGGGAACCGCTGCGGCCGGAGCTGGTCGCCGAGGTGCGCTACGAGCATGTGATGGCCGGGCGTTTCCGCCACGGCGGGCGGCTCGCGCGGTTCCGCACCGACCGCACCCCGGACTCGTGCACCTACGCCCAGCTCGACGAGGTCGCCCCGGCCGAGCTGTCGGCGATCTTCGATGAGGCGAAAGGTACTGCGCGATGA
- a CDS encoding winged helix-turn-helix transcriptional regulator: MATTTVAQQREQRKIAYNAYVAACPTNKLLDTLSDKWTGLVMSTLTGGPRRYGEISAIVAGISNKMLTQTLRILERDGLLERHLTAQVPVRVDYSLTPLGSTLIPILGMLKDWAELNIEDVLAARAAFDDEYR; the protein is encoded by the coding sequence ATGGCCACCACCACCGTCGCTCAGCAGCGCGAACAGCGGAAAATCGCCTATAACGCGTACGTCGCGGCCTGTCCCACCAACAAGCTGCTCGATACCCTCAGCGACAAATGGACCGGGCTGGTGATGTCCACCCTGACCGGCGGGCCGCGCCGGTACGGGGAGATCTCCGCCATCGTCGCGGGCATCAGCAACAAGATGCTCACCCAGACCCTGCGCATTCTCGAACGTGACGGTCTGCTCGAACGGCACCTGACCGCGCAGGTGCCGGTGCGCGTGGACTATTCGCTCACCCCGCTGGGGTCCACCCTCATCCCGATCCTCGGCATGCTCAAGGACTGGGCCGAACTGAATATCGAGGATGTGCTGGCCGCCCGCGCGGCCTTCGACGATGAGTACCGCTAG
- a CDS encoding SDR family oxidoreductase has protein sequence MTTPVIVTGGSSGIGRAVVRRLGSAGHPVVIAYRSGERAAHALVTELQTRGGRAVAVRANVAERADVRALFDAAEHEFGAAAGLVNNAGVSAVSPVADTGDALVEELLGVNLRGALYGMQEAAARLADSGSIVNISSTAVATATPGLGVYLAAKAGVEALTRVAAKEFGARGIRVNAVAPGLVDSPMFRDGKSAADIDRFTTQAPLHRLGEFDEIADAVVYLLGPGASWVNGQVLRVNGGVA, from the coding sequence ATGACAACTCCTGTGATTGTGACCGGCGGATCCTCCGGCATCGGGCGCGCGGTGGTCCGGCGATTGGGTAGCGCGGGGCACCCGGTCGTCATCGCCTACCGCAGCGGTGAACGGGCGGCCCACGCATTGGTCACCGAGCTCCAAACACGTGGCGGGCGCGCGGTGGCGGTGCGGGCGAATGTGGCCGAGCGAGCCGATGTGCGGGCACTGTTCGATGCGGCGGAACACGAATTCGGTGCTGCCGCAGGACTTGTCAACAATGCGGGCGTTTCGGCGGTCTCGCCCGTCGCCGACACCGGCGACGCACTCGTCGAGGAGCTGCTCGGGGTCAATCTGCGCGGCGCCCTCTACGGCATGCAGGAAGCCGCGGCCCGTCTCGCGGACAGTGGCAGCATCGTGAATATCTCCTCGACCGCCGTGGCCACCGCGACACCGGGGCTCGGGGTGTATCTGGCCGCCAAGGCCGGGGTCGAGGCCCTGACCCGGGTCGCGGCAAAAGAGTTCGGCGCCAGAGGAATCCGCGTCAATGCGGTCGCGCCGGGTCTGGTCGACTCCCCCATGTTCCGTGACGGCAAGAGCGCCGCCGATATCGACCGCTTCACCACCCAGGCCCCGCTGCACCGCCTCGGCGAGTTCGACGAAATCGCCGATGCCGTCGTCTATCTGCTCGGTCCCGGCGCCTCCTGGGTCAACGGGCAGGTGCTGCGGGTCAACGGCGGCGTCGCCTAG
- a CDS encoding NADP-dependent oxidoreductase, whose protein sequence is MRAVAFQEFGGPDVLRLIDTPVPAPGPGQVRVQVAASPVNPVDVRARAGVFGSMLPTRELYVPGVEFAGHIDALGSDVSGFALGQPVIGLLPWLSDPVGSTAEYLVAAADTLAAAPSGVDLVAAATLPLNGITADLVVAELGPIAGQTVLVTGAAGGVGGYAVQLAAAAGAHVLGMAGTGDEQLVLSSGATDFIPRGTDIDTIRAQGIDAVIDAAELGAEILPVVRDGGKFVAVLPPTLPESERAITVTTVFQAPDGPRLTALVALVETGTLTLRVAETLPFTDAATAHARFEKGGLRGRLVLIP, encoded by the coding sequence ATGCGTGCTGTCGCATTTCAAGAATTCGGTGGACCGGACGTGCTGCGCCTCATCGATACACCCGTCCCCGCCCCCGGACCCGGTCAGGTCCGGGTGCAGGTGGCCGCCAGCCCGGTGAATCCGGTCGACGTGCGCGCCCGCGCCGGCGTATTCGGTTCCATGCTGCCGACCCGGGAGCTCTATGTCCCCGGCGTCGAATTCGCCGGGCACATCGACGCACTCGGCTCCGATGTCAGCGGATTCGCCCTCGGTCAGCCGGTCATCGGCCTGCTGCCCTGGCTCTCGGACCCGGTCGGCAGCACCGCCGAATACCTGGTCGCCGCCGCCGACACCCTGGCCGCAGCCCCCAGCGGTGTCGATCTCGTTGCGGCCGCGACCCTTCCACTCAACGGCATCACCGCGGATCTGGTGGTGGCCGAGCTCGGCCCGATCGCCGGGCAGACAGTACTGGTGACCGGCGCGGCGGGCGGCGTCGGCGGCTACGCGGTACAGCTGGCCGCCGCCGCGGGCGCACACGTGCTCGGCATGGCCGGTACGGGCGATGAGCAGCTCGTACTGTCTTCGGGTGCAACAGATTTCATCCCTCGCGGCACCGACATCGATACCATTCGGGCACAGGGCATCGACGCCGTGATCGACGCCGCCGAACTGGGCGCCGAGATCCTCCCGGTGGTCCGCGACGGTGGCAAATTCGTCGCCGTGCTGCCACCCACCCTGCCGGAATCCGAACGCGCCATCACGGTGACCACCGTCTTCCAGGCTCCCGACGGTCCACGCCTGACCGCGCTGGTCGCCCTGGTGGAGACCGGAACCCTCACCCTGCGCGTCGCGGAAACCCTCCCGTTCACCGACGCCGCCACCGCGCACGCCCGCTTCGAAAAGGGCGGCCTGCGAGGACGACTGGTCCTGATCCCCTAG
- a CDS encoding cold shock domain-containing protein, whose translation MSIGKLVSFDSSRGFGFIRPEDGGPDVFVHVNDIGLDEDELRQGRVFEFDVTEGDRGPKAINLALVAGAPPPVRAHKVKDRAGGAGQLSAAEHRRLITELLLDASPALTAGEILTIRDRLTAFADQHGWLES comes from the coding sequence GTGTCCATCGGGAAATTGGTGTCGTTCGACAGCTCTCGGGGGTTCGGTTTCATCCGTCCGGAAGACGGTGGGCCGGACGTGTTCGTTCATGTGAACGACATCGGGTTGGATGAAGACGAATTGCGGCAGGGGCGGGTGTTCGAATTCGACGTGACCGAGGGTGATCGGGGGCCCAAGGCCATCAATCTCGCACTGGTCGCCGGTGCGCCGCCGCCGGTGCGCGCCCACAAGGTCAAAGATCGTGCCGGTGGCGCCGGGCAGCTCAGTGCCGCCGAACATCGCCGGCTCATCACCGAGCTGCTGCTGGATGCCAGCCCCGCGCTCACGGCCGGGGAAATACTGACCATCCGCGACAGGCTGACGGCATTCGCCGATCAGCACGGCTGGCTCGAAAGCTGA
- a CDS encoding SPFH domain-containing protein yields the protein MLGYHVPDPDEAMLVSGGGPKENAPFRVVIGHGTWVLPLFRKVSFLSLAMFESEIQERCVTTQAIQLDVRAVIAFKVANDTQSIVNAAQRFLSEQEREMSVLTGRIFSGHLRSIVGSMTVEEIIRERQKLADQVLLASKVEMGNIGLSVDSFQIQSIDDGNLGYITALAAPHNAAIQRDAQIAQAAAAQAAAEAEQESLRRQAEYARETSILRAQYQQDIDKANAEAAQSGPLAQAVALQGVLTAQAEQARKQSELREQQLQAEVVKPALAEAERVRILAVAEADRTRIQAEAASSNNRIALDQLLIEQLPEIVKAASAGLANANLTVLNGPEGVGELVNGMVGQGLTVFNSLQKALSSNNDRAAD from the coding sequence GTGCTGGGTTACCACGTACCCGATCCGGACGAGGCCATGCTCGTCAGTGGCGGCGGGCCCAAGGAGAATGCGCCGTTTCGTGTGGTGATCGGACACGGCACCTGGGTGCTGCCGCTATTCCGCAAGGTCAGCTTCCTGTCGCTGGCCATGTTCGAATCGGAGATACAGGAACGCTGCGTCACCACCCAGGCCATCCAGCTCGACGTGCGGGCGGTCATCGCGTTCAAGGTCGCCAATGACACGCAGTCGATAGTCAATGCGGCACAACGGTTCCTGTCCGAGCAGGAGCGGGAGATGTCGGTGCTCACCGGGCGCATCTTCTCCGGCCACCTGCGCTCGATCGTCGGTTCGATGACGGTGGAGGAGATCATCCGCGAACGGCAGAAGCTCGCCGATCAGGTGCTGCTGGCCTCCAAGGTGGAGATGGGCAATATCGGGCTGTCGGTGGACTCGTTCCAGATCCAGTCCATCGACGACGGCAATCTCGGCTACATCACCGCACTCGCCGCGCCGCACAATGCCGCGATCCAGCGTGATGCGCAGATCGCCCAGGCCGCCGCCGCGCAGGCCGCCGCCGAGGCCGAGCAGGAATCGCTGCGCCGCCAAGCCGAATACGCCCGCGAGACCTCCATCCTGCGGGCGCAGTATCAGCAGGACATCGACAAGGCCAATGCCGAAGCGGCACAGTCGGGTCCGCTCGCGCAGGCCGTCGCCCTGCAGGGCGTACTGACCGCGCAGGCCGAGCAGGCGCGCAAGCAGTCCGAGCTGCGCGAGCAGCAGCTGCAGGCCGAAGTGGTCAAACCCGCTCTGGCAGAAGCGGAACGGGTGCGCATCCTGGCGGTGGCCGAGGCCGATCGCACGCGCATCCAGGCCGAGGCGGCCTCCTCCAACAATCGCATCGCGCTCGATCAGCTGCTCATCGAACAGCTTCCGGAGATCGTGAAGGCGGCCTCGGCGGGGCTGGCCAATGCCAACCTGACGGTGCTCAATGGTCCCGAAGGCGTGGGCGAGCTCGTCAACGGCATGGTGGGTCAGGGCCTCACTGTTTTCAATTCGTTACAAAAGGCACTTTCTTCCAATAATGATCGTGCTGCGGACTAG